A window of the Sphingobium sp. CAP-1 genome harbors these coding sequences:
- a CDS encoding phosphoribosyl-ATP diphosphatase produces MRDTLHSLEQTIRQRRSADPSASYVAKLTARGRAKIAQKVGEEAVETVIAAMANDRDGAIGESADLLFHLLLLLADLDVPFDAVLDELDRREGVSGIAEKAARPKD; encoded by the coding sequence ATGCGCGATACGCTCCACAGCCTGGAACAGACCATCCGCCAGCGGCGGAGCGCCGACCCGTCGGCTTCCTATGTCGCGAAGCTGACCGCCAGGGGCCGCGCCAAGATCGCGCAGAAGGTCGGCGAGGAAGCGGTGGAAACCGTGATCGCCGCCATGGCGAACGACCGCGACGGCGCGATCGGCGAAAGCGCCGACCTCCTCTTCCACCTGCTGCTGCTGCTGGCCGACCTCGACGTGCCGTTCGACGCGGTGCTGGACGAACTGGACCGGCGCGAAGGCGTGTCGGGCATCGCCGAAAAGGCGGCGCGGCCGAAGGACTGA
- the hisF gene encoding imidazole glycerol phosphate synthase subunit HisF, translated as MTVRTRVIPCLDVANGRVVKGVNFVDLKDAGDPVEQAKLYDAAGADELCFLDITATHEARGTILDVVRRTAEVCFMPVTVGGGVRTPEDARALLLAGADKVAVNSAAVARPELVADIADRFGSQCIVGSVDARRVGENRWEIFTHGGRKATGIDALGHALRLAELGAGELLVTSMDGDGTKQGYDLALTRAIADAVSVPVIASGGVGTLDHLVEGVVQGHASAVLAASIFHFGQHTISEAHRALAAAGVPVRVPVAGE; from the coding sequence ATGACCGTCCGCACCCGCGTCATTCCCTGTCTCGATGTCGCCAATGGGCGCGTGGTCAAGGGCGTCAATTTCGTCGACCTGAAGGACGCTGGCGATCCGGTCGAGCAGGCGAAACTCTATGACGCCGCCGGAGCGGACGAACTCTGCTTCCTCGACATCACCGCCACGCATGAGGCGCGCGGCACCATCCTCGACGTGGTGCGCCGCACCGCCGAAGTCTGCTTCATGCCCGTCACCGTGGGCGGCGGGGTGCGCACGCCGGAGGATGCCCGCGCGCTGCTGCTCGCCGGCGCGGACAAGGTCGCGGTCAACAGCGCGGCGGTCGCCCGGCCCGAACTGGTCGCCGACATCGCCGACCGCTTCGGCAGCCAGTGCATCGTCGGGTCCGTGGACGCCCGGCGGGTTGGCGAGAACAGGTGGGAAATCTTCACCCATGGCGGGCGCAAGGCGACCGGCATCGACGCGCTGGGCCACGCCCTGCGCCTTGCGGAACTGGGCGCGGGCGAATTGCTGGTCACGTCGATGGACGGCGACGGCACCAAACAGGGCTATGATCTGGCGCTGACCCGCGCGATCGCCGACGCCGTATCGGTCCCGGTGATCGCCAGCGGCGGCGTCGGCACGCTCGACCATCTGGTCGAGGGCGTGGTGCAGGGCCATGCCAGCGCGGTGCTGGCCGCCTCCATCTTCCATTTCGGCCAGCATACGATCAGTGAGGCGCACCGCGCGCTGGCGGCCGCGGGCGTGCCGGTGCGCGTGCCGGTGGCGGGAGAATGA
- the hisA gene encoding 1-(5-phosphoribosyl)-5-[(5-phosphoribosylamino)methylideneamino]imidazole-4-carboxamide isomerase: MSLIVFPAIDLKGGQVVRLAEGDMDRATVYGDNPAAQALLFAQAGAQHLHVVDLDGSFAGHAVNAAAVEAIVAAFPGHVQLGGGIRNRESVERWFDLGVSRIVIGTAALKDPAFVKAAARDFPGGIVVAVDARDGFVATDGWAEKSDMPVIDLARRFEDAGVASLLFTDVGRDGMLKGCNIEATVDLARATDIPVIASGGVAGIADIRILSLHADEGIEGVITGRALYDGRLDLKTALTVAQAAA, encoded by the coding sequence ATGTCCCTGATCGTCTTTCCCGCCATCGACCTCAAAGGGGGCCAGGTCGTCCGCCTTGCCGAAGGTGATATGGACCGCGCCACCGTCTATGGCGACAATCCCGCCGCACAGGCGCTGCTGTTCGCGCAGGCCGGCGCCCAGCATCTTCATGTCGTCGATCTGGACGGCAGCTTCGCGGGCCATGCGGTCAATGCCGCTGCGGTCGAGGCGATCGTCGCCGCCTTCCCCGGCCATGTCCAGTTGGGCGGCGGCATCCGTAACCGCGAATCGGTCGAACGCTGGTTCGACCTGGGCGTGTCGCGCATCGTCATCGGCACGGCGGCGCTCAAAGACCCCGCCTTCGTCAAGGCGGCGGCCCGCGACTTTCCGGGCGGCATCGTCGTCGCGGTCGATGCGCGCGACGGCTTCGTCGCGACCGACGGCTGGGCGGAAAAGAGCGACATGCCGGTGATCGACCTCGCCCGCCGGTTCGAGGATGCCGGCGTCGCCAGCCTGCTCTTCACCGATGTCGGCCGCGACGGAATGCTCAAGGGCTGCAATATCGAAGCGACCGTCGACCTCGCCCGCGCCACCGACATTCCGGTGATCGCCAGCGGCGGCGTGGCCGGCATCGCCGACATTCGCATCCTCAGCCTCCATGCCGATGAGGGGATCGAAGGCGTCATCACCGGCCGCGCCCTCTATGACGGCCGCCTCGACCTCAAGACCGCGCTGACGGTCGCGCAGGCGGCGGCGTGA
- the hisH gene encoding imidazole glycerol phosphate synthase subunit HisH, giving the protein MTHIALIDYGAGNLHSVHNALRKAGADTVTITADADVVARADRIVLPGVGAFRACRDALVAIPGMVDAMNEAVNRRGTPFLGVCVGMQLLADAGEEFGRHDGLGWIPGTVRLIEPADAAVKVPHMGWNDVVLNGTPPLLEAGEAYFLHSYHYDVADPAHIAATTQHGGPLVAAVARDTIIGCQFHPEKSQRYGLSFLSRFLDWRP; this is encoded by the coding sequence GTGACCCATATCGCCCTCATCGATTACGGCGCGGGCAACCTTCATTCGGTCCATAACGCCCTGCGCAAGGCGGGCGCGGATACTGTCACCATCACCGCCGACGCCGATGTCGTGGCGCGGGCCGACCGCATCGTCCTGCCGGGCGTGGGCGCTTTTCGCGCCTGCCGCGATGCGCTGGTGGCGATCCCCGGCATGGTCGACGCCATGAATGAGGCCGTGAACCGGCGCGGCACGCCCTTTCTGGGCGTATGCGTGGGGATGCAGTTGCTGGCCGACGCGGGCGAGGAATTCGGCCGGCATGACGGGCTGGGCTGGATTCCCGGCACCGTGCGCCTGATCGAACCGGCCGACGCCGCCGTGAAGGTGCCGCATATGGGCTGGAACGACGTGGTGCTGAACGGGACGCCACCTCTTTTGGAAGCGGGCGAGGCCTATTTCCTGCACAGCTATCATTATGACGTGGCCGACCCGGCGCATATCGCCGCCACGACGCAGCATGGCGGCCCGCTGGTCGCCGCGGTCGCGCGCGACACCATCATCGGCTGCCAGTTCCACCCGGAAAAGAGCCAGCGCTACGGGCTTTCGTTCCTGTCGCGCTTTCTGGACTGGCGACCATGA
- the hisB gene encoding imidazoleglycerol-phosphate dehydratase HisB produces the protein MRTAEIHRNTAETQIDVTVNLDGTGLYTVSTGIGFLDHMIEQLSRHSLIDMTVKTVGDLHIDQHHTTEDTAIAIGEALAKALGDKRGISRYGSVYSPMDETLSRVALDISGRPWLVCKLPFTVTKVGEWDTEMVEHFFHSFAQAAGITLHIELLYGSNNHHIVESAFKGLARALRQAVEIDPRKADAIPSTKGML, from the coding sequence ATGCGCACGGCCGAGATTCACCGCAACACGGCGGAAACCCAGATCGACGTTACCGTCAACCTCGACGGAACGGGCCTCTATACGGTGTCGACCGGCATCGGCTTCCTCGATCATATGATCGAGCAACTGTCGCGCCATTCGCTGATCGACATGACCGTCAAGACGGTCGGCGACCTGCATATCGACCAGCACCACACGACCGAGGATACGGCGATCGCCATCGGCGAAGCGCTGGCCAAAGCCCTGGGCGACAAGCGCGGCATCAGCCGTTACGGCAGCGTTTATTCGCCGATGGACGAAACGCTGAGCCGCGTCGCGCTCGACATTTCGGGCCGCCCCTGGCTGGTGTGCAAACTGCCCTTCACCGTCACCAAGGTCGGCGAATGGGACACGGAAATGGTGGAGCATTTCTTTCACAGCTTCGCGCAGGCCGCCGGCATCACCCTGCATATCGAACTGCTCTATGGCAGCAACAACCATCATATCGTCGAAAGCGCGTTCAAGGGGCTGGCCCGCGCGCTGCGGCAGGCGGTCGAGATCGACCCGCGCAAGGCGGACGCGATCCCGTCGACCAAGGGCATGTTGTGA
- a CDS encoding SspB family protein: protein MSDDLPDSLIPYDEIVQEALRAVVGRVLGEVQQTGGLPGAHHFYITFKTQAPGVDIPKHLIERFPDEMTIVLQNKYWDLKVSDRHFEVSLTFNQVAAHLYIPFSAITAFVDPAVNFALQFQVAADELPQPHDEAENDAPQVTAEDGSNVVTVDFGKKK, encoded by the coding sequence ATGAGCGACGACCTGCCCGATAGCCTGATTCCCTATGACGAAATCGTGCAGGAGGCGCTGCGCGCGGTCGTCGGCCGGGTGCTGGGCGAAGTGCAGCAGACCGGCGGCCTGCCGGGCGCGCATCATTTCTACATCACCTTCAAGACGCAGGCGCCGGGCGTCGACATTCCCAAGCATCTGATCGAGCGTTTCCCGGACGAAATGACGATCGTCCTGCAAAATAAATATTGGGATCTGAAGGTCAGCGACCGCCATTTCGAGGTCAGCCTGACCTTCAACCAGGTCGCGGCGCACCTCTATATCCCCTTCAGCGCGATCACCGCCTTCGTCGATCCCGCCGTCAATTTCGCGCTCCAGTTCCAGGTGGCGGCGGACGAACTGCCCCAGCCGCATGACGAGGCCGAAAATGACGCGCCGCAGGTGACGGCCGAGGATGGCTCCAACGTCGTGACGGTGGACTTCGGGAAGAAGAAGTAA
- the fumC gene encoding class II fumarate hydratase, with product MSATRTESDSIGAIEVPADAYWGAQTQRSIENFPFGLTERMPIGIVHAQAIVKQAAARVNGKHGLDAGIVAAIEHAAQQIVSGALDDQFPLVIWQTGSGTQTNMNVNEVIAGFANEQLAGTRGGKSPVHPNDHVNMSQSSNDSFPTALHVATVLATRDRLIPALEKLTGALTAKAQGWGHIVKIGRTHTQDATPLTLGQEFSGYAAQLVSSRARIEGALNGNIRKLAIGGTAVGTGLNAPEGWAEDMVAAINAIAGTPFESAPNKFEQLAARDGLVFFSGALNTLAVALTKIANDIRFLGSGPRSGLGELDLPANEPGSSIMPGKVNPTQCESLTMVAAQVIGNAQAVTIGGMQGHFELNVFMPLIGANVLRSIHLLSVGMESFAERCVEGLVANEGRIADLVDRSLMLVTALAPEIGYDNAAAIAKYAHKKGLTLKQAGLELGLVDEATFDRLVRPENMV from the coding sequence ATGTCCGCCACCCGCACCGAAAGTGACAGCATTGGCGCGATCGAGGTTCCGGCCGACGCCTATTGGGGCGCGCAGACGCAGCGGAGCATCGAGAATTTTCCCTTTGGGCTGACCGAACGGATGCCGATCGGCATCGTCCATGCGCAGGCGATCGTGAAGCAGGCGGCGGCGCGGGTGAATGGCAAACATGGGCTGGACGCCGGGATCGTCGCGGCCATCGAACATGCCGCGCAGCAGATCGTGTCGGGCGCGCTGGACGATCAGTTTCCGCTCGTCATCTGGCAGACGGGCAGCGGCACCCAGACCAATATGAACGTCAATGAGGTGATCGCCGGCTTCGCCAATGAGCAACTGGCCGGCACGCGCGGCGGCAAGTCGCCGGTGCATCCCAACGATCATGTCAATATGAGCCAGTCGTCCAATGACAGCTTCCCGACCGCGCTGCATGTCGCGACCGTGCTGGCGACGCGCGACCGGCTGATCCCCGCGCTGGAAAAGCTGACCGGGGCGTTGACCGCGAAAGCGCAAGGCTGGGGCCATATCGTCAAGATCGGCCGGACCCATACGCAGGATGCGACGCCGCTGACCTTGGGGCAGGAATTTTCCGGCTATGCCGCGCAACTGGTCAGCAGCCGCGCCCGGATCGAGGGGGCGCTGAACGGCAATATCCGCAAGCTGGCGATCGGCGGCACGGCGGTCGGCACCGGCCTCAACGCGCCCGAAGGCTGGGCGGAGGATATGGTCGCGGCGATCAACGCCATTGCCGGCACGCCCTTTGAAAGCGCGCCCAACAAGTTCGAGCAACTGGCGGCAAGGGACGGCCTTGTCTTTTTCTCCGGCGCGCTGAACACGCTGGCGGTGGCGCTGACCAAGATCGCCAATGACATCCGCTTTCTGGGGTCGGGGCCGCGATCGGGGCTGGGCGAACTGGACCTGCCCGCCAATGAGCCGGGCAGCTCGATCATGCCGGGCAAGGTCAACCCGACCCAGTGCGAATCGCTGACCATGGTGGCCGCGCAGGTGATCGGCAACGCGCAGGCAGTGACGATCGGCGGGATGCAGGGCCATTTCGAACTGAATGTCTTTATGCCGCTGATCGGGGCCAATGTGCTGCGGTCGATCCATCTGCTGAGCGTCGGCATGGAGAGTTTCGCCGAGCGTTGTGTCGAAGGGCTGGTGGCGAATGAGGGGCGGATCGCCGATCTGGTCGATCGGTCGCTGATGCTGGTGACGGCGCTGGCGCCCGAAATCGGCTATGACAATGCCGCCGCCATCGCCAAATATGCGCACAAGAAGGGGCTGACGCTGAAACAGGCGGGCCTCGAACTGGGGCTGGTGGACGAAGCGACCTTCGACCGGCTGGTGCGGCCGGAAAATATGGTCTGA
- the gmk gene encoding guanylate kinase, whose protein sequence is MAETIPSETPDFKRRGVLFVLSSPSGAGKSTIARKLLAAEPDLSMSVSATTRPMRPGEVDGKDYHFVDLEEFRRMTGEHEFLEWAHVFGQRYGTPRAPVEEMLKSGKDVLFDIDWQGAQQLHQIAGGDVVRIFILPPSMEELERRLRGRATDSNAVIEGRMARAANEIAHWDGYDYVLCNVDAEDCFARVQTILHAERMKRSRQTGLIGFIRRLSRYYQED, encoded by the coding sequence ATGGCCGAGACTATTCCTTCCGAGACTCCTGATTTCAAGCGGCGCGGCGTGTTGTTCGTGCTGTCATCGCCCTCTGGCGCGGGCAAATCCACCATCGCGCGCAAGCTGCTGGCCGCCGAGCCGGACCTGTCCATGTCCGTGTCCGCCACCACCCGGCCGATGCGCCCTGGCGAAGTCGACGGCAAGGATTATCATTTCGTCGATCTGGAAGAATTCCGCCGGATGACCGGGGAGCATGAGTTCCTGGAATGGGCGCATGTCTTTGGCCAGCGTTATGGCACGCCGCGCGCGCCGGTGGAGGAAATGCTCAAGAGCGGCAAGGATGTGCTGTTCGACATTGACTGGCAGGGCGCGCAGCAGTTGCACCAGATTGCCGGCGGCGATGTCGTCCGCATCTTCATCCTGCCGCCCTCGATGGAGGAACTGGAGCGTCGGCTGCGCGGGCGGGCGACCGACAGCAATGCGGTGATCGAGGGCCGCATGGCGCGTGCCGCGAACGAGATCGCGCATTGGGACGGCTATGACTATGTGCTGTGCAATGTCGATGCCGAGGATTGTTTCGCACGGGTGCAGACGATCCTGCACGCCGAACGGATGAAGCGCAGCCGGCAGACCGGTCTGATTGGCTTCATCCGCCGATTGAGCCGCTATTATCAGGAGGATTGA
- a CDS encoding class I SAM-dependent methyltransferase, whose protein sequence is MSPDRVLPDRISLPERLARQIASGGPISVAHYIGEANQHYYATRDPLGADGDFTTAPEISQMFGELVGLALADIWMRSGRRPDPAYVELGPGRGTLAADAIRAMARAALAPKTHLVETSPALRGRQLALLPHAIHHDSIDSLPDAGPLLVVANEFFDALPVRQCIRVGDEWRERVVIRREEESRFIAVPGYRRIESGLPPMAHDAPDGAIIESPIVGAGIAYALAQRIARQGGAAIIIDYGYEGPALGDTLQAVKAHQFADPFADPGEADLTTHVDFTMLGNMARQAGLRVHGAVGQGAFLRQLGIDARADQLARAAPDRAAEVEAARHRLTDDQEMGILFKVMAWTHPDWADPAGFDR, encoded by the coding sequence GTGTCGCCTGACAGGGTTCTGCCGGACAGGATATCGCTGCCCGAACGGCTGGCGCGACAGATTGCTTCGGGCGGGCCGATTTCGGTCGCTCACTATATCGGCGAAGCGAATCAGCATTATTACGCCACCCGCGATCCGCTGGGCGCGGACGGCGATTTCACCACCGCGCCCGAAATCAGCCAGATGTTCGGCGAACTGGTCGGCCTTGCCCTAGCCGACATCTGGATGCGATCGGGCCGCCGCCCCGATCCAGCCTATGTCGAACTGGGGCCGGGCCGGGGCACGCTGGCGGCGGACGCGATCCGGGCGATGGCGCGCGCTGCGCTGGCGCCCAAAACGCATCTGGTCGAAACCAGCCCGGCGCTGCGCGGCCGCCAACTGGCGCTGCTGCCCCACGCCATTCATCATGACAGCATCGACAGCCTGCCCGATGCCGGCCCGCTGCTGGTCGTCGCCAATGAATTTTTCGACGCCCTGCCCGTCCGCCAATGCATCCGCGTCGGGGACGAGTGGCGCGAACGGGTCGTCATCCGCCGCGAAGAAGAAAGCCGCTTCATCGCCGTGCCGGGTTATCGCCGCATCGAATCGGGCCTGCCGCCGATGGCTCATGACGCCCCCGACGGCGCGATCATCGAAAGCCCGATCGTCGGCGCGGGCATCGCCTATGCGCTGGCGCAGCGCATCGCGCGGCAGGGCGGCGCGGCCATCATTATCGATTATGGTTATGAAGGCCCGGCGCTGGGCGACACGTTGCAGGCGGTGAAGGCGCACCAATTCGCCGATCCCTTCGCCGATCCGGGCGAAGCGGACCTCACCACCCATGTCGATTTCACCATGTTGGGCAATATGGCGCGGCAAGCCGGGCTGCGTGTCCATGGCGCGGTGGGCCAGGGCGCTTTCCTGCGCCAGTTGGGCATCGATGCCCGCGCCGACCAGCTCGCCCGCGCCGCGCCCGACCGCGCCGCCGAGGTGGAAGCCGCCCGCCACCGCCTGACCGACGATCAGGAAATGGGAATTTTGTTCAAGGTCATGGCCTGGACCCACCCCGACTGGGCCGATCCGGCGGGGTTTGATCGATAG
- the lgt gene encoding prolipoprotein diacylglyceryl transferase: MILDLAAAASGAIRFTDLGLDPVALNLGFFTLKWYSLAYLAGILIGYWYLLKLVDQPGSPMARRHADDMIFYATLGIIIGGRLAYVIFYQPEILRHPLDIFKLWNGGMSFHGGAIGVSLGILYMAWKEKLSWLRIHDYVACVVPFGLFFGRLANFVNGELWGKETDVPWAIIFPTGGPFARHPSQLYEAALEGIILFLILAFAFWKTRARYKPGMLVGLFLLGYGCFRFAVEYVREADAQLMEFAARTGLHMGQWLCIPMILGGLYLIVTAGRRRLRVEPIAGTNSVA; the protein is encoded by the coding sequence TTGATCCTGGACCTTGCCGCCGCCGCTTCGGGCGCCATTCGCTTTACCGATCTGGGGCTGGACCCCGTGGCGCTCAATCTCGGCTTCTTCACGCTGAAATGGTATAGCCTCGCCTATCTGGCGGGCATATTGATCGGCTACTGGTATCTGCTGAAACTGGTGGACCAGCCCGGTTCGCCGATGGCGCGCCGCCATGCCGACGACATGATCTTCTACGCGACCCTGGGCATCATCATCGGCGGGCGGCTCGCCTATGTGATCTTCTACCAGCCTGAAATCCTTCGCCATCCGCTCGACATCTTCAAACTGTGGAATGGCGGCATGTCCTTCCATGGCGGCGCGATCGGCGTGTCGCTCGGCATCCTCTACATGGCGTGGAAGGAAAAGCTGAGCTGGCTGCGCATCCATGACTATGTCGCCTGCGTCGTCCCCTTCGGCCTGTTCTTCGGCCGGCTCGCCAATTTCGTGAACGGGGAACTCTGGGGCAAGGAGACCGATGTGCCCTGGGCGATCATCTTCCCCACCGGCGGCCCCTTCGCCCGCCATCCCAGCCAGCTTTATGAAGCCGCGCTGGAAGGGATCATCCTCTTCCTGATCCTCGCCTTCGCCTTCTGGAAAACCCGCGCCCGCTACAAGCCGGGGATGCTCGTCGGCCTCTTCCTGCTGGGCTATGGCTGCTTCCGCTTCGCCGTGGAATATGTCCGCGAAGCCGACGCCCAGTTGATGGAGTTCGCCGCCCGCACCGGCCTGCATATGGGCCAGTGGCTGTGCATCCCCATGATCCTGGGCGGCCTCTATCTGATCGTCACCGCCGGCCGTCGCCGCCTGCGGGTGGAGCCGATCGCCGGGACCAACAGTGTCGCCTGA
- a CDS encoding sterol desaturase family protein yields the protein MSSVALLLIFTVTLAAMEGFAYVMHRWVMHGPGWFLHASHHRPRTGWFEANDLYFVIFALPSILLLLGGVQWGWGGWATACGAGIAAYGAIYLGFHDIIVHQRVKHRYVARTRYMKRIVQAHRLHHAVETKEGTVSFGFLIAPHPTDLKRALADQGREGVRAAKGREDAQG from the coding sequence ATGTCGTCCGTCGCGCTCCTGCTGATCTTCACCGTCACCCTCGCCGCGATGGAGGGCTTCGCCTATGTCATGCACCGCTGGGTGATGCATGGCCCCGGCTGGTTCCTGCACGCCAGCCACCACCGCCCCCGCACCGGCTGGTTCGAAGCGAACGACCTGTATTTCGTGATCTTCGCCCTGCCCTCCATCCTGCTGCTGCTGGGCGGGGTGCAATGGGGCTGGGGCGGCTGGGCGACGGCGTGCGGCGCGGGCATCGCCGCCTATGGCGCCATTTATCTGGGCTTCCACGACATCATCGTGCATCAGCGGGTGAAGCACCGCTATGTCGCCCGCACCCGCTACATGAAGCGCATCGTCCAGGCCCACCGCCTGCACCATGCGGTCGAAACGAAGGAAGGCACCGTCAGCTTCGGCTTCCTGATCGCCCCCCACCCCACCGACCTGAAACGCGCCCTGGCGGACCAGGGCCGCGAAGGCGTGCGCGCGGCGAAGGGCCGGGAGGATGCGCAAGGCTGA
- a CDS encoding TorF family putative porin, with the protein MRKSIIGLSALALAAFSAPALAQDEPTPELTVTGNAAVVTDYRFRGISQTNKKFALQGGITVTHESGFYASVWGSSIDDYVAAGSDQELDLIGGYSTTVGAATIDVGVLYYYYPGNAGLNTDFVEPYASVKGTFGPATAKLTVNYAPKAKALSVGNGKEDNLYVAGDLSASIPNTPLGVSAHLGHSFGPSYLTIGDEYTDWNIGATYTWEHLTFGVSYVDTDKSLYSPAGHNISKAGVVGTLTAAF; encoded by the coding sequence ATGCGTAAGTCCATCATCGGCCTCTCGGCCCTCGCTCTCGCTGCCTTCTCCGCGCCCGCGCTGGCGCAGGACGAGCCGACGCCAGAGCTGACCGTCACCGGCAACGCGGCGGTCGTGACCGATTATCGCTTCCGCGGCATTTCGCAGACCAACAAGAAGTTCGCGTTGCAGGGCGGCATCACCGTCACCCATGAATCGGGCTTCTATGCGTCGGTCTGGGGCAGCTCGATCGACGATTATGTCGCGGCCGGATCGGACCAGGAACTCGACCTGATCGGCGGCTATTCGACCACCGTCGGCGCCGCCACGATCGACGTGGGCGTGCTATACTATTACTATCCGGGCAATGCCGGCCTCAACACCGACTTTGTCGAGCCTTATGCCTCGGTCAAGGGCACGTTCGGCCCCGCCACCGCCAAGCTGACCGTCAACTACGCCCCCAAGGCGAAGGCGCTCAGCGTCGGCAACGGCAAGGAGGACAATCTCTATGTCGCGGGCGACCTGTCGGCCTCCATCCCCAACACCCCGCTGGGCGTGTCGGCGCATCTGGGCCACAGCTTCGGTCCCAGCTATCTGACGATCGGCGACGAATATACCGACTGGAACATCGGCGCGACCTACACCTGGGAACATCTGACCTTCGGCGTCTCCTATGTCGACACCGACAAGTCGCTCTACTCGCCGGCGGGTCACAATATCAGCAAGGCCGGCGTCGTCGGCACGCTGACCGCCGCCTTCTGA
- a CDS encoding mechanosensitive ion channel family protein, which produces MPPGLIPLLARLPGDPDIVQPLVALALAILLYATAWGLARLAAPRLRRRLPPLGDALAGHVRSITRHGFAAALLAIGLAVFPTGSLGHLVMGIVLGGAVALLATHVLRGLAIPRWAVVPLAILLFILIVSGSGGGIAPVGDMLDRIGLTLGKRRITLLGLLSIAATCVALFAAVRLANRVVGRSIQQADGFDPTQKLLAQKLAAIAVVVAAFFIGVDLLGIDLTAFAVFSGALGLAIGFGLQKTFGNLIAGIILLMDRSIKPGDVIVVGDSFGWVNKIGVRAVSVITRDGKEHLIPNENLMTQEVENWSYSDRNVRIRIPVGIAFDSDLKLAQRLMLQAAQESPRVLRNPKPNVWLTAFGESRVEHEILVWISDPESGVGSVKSDVLGRVWQLFRDHGVAIPYPQRVIHRAPDQPRP; this is translated from the coding sequence ATGCCGCCGGGCCTGATCCCGCTCCTCGCGCGCCTGCCCGGCGACCCGGATATCGTGCAGCCGCTGGTTGCGCTGGCGCTCGCCATCCTGCTCTATGCCACCGCCTGGGGGCTGGCCCGGCTTGCCGCGCCGCGCCTGCGCCGCCGCCTGCCGCCGCTGGGCGACGCGCTCGCCGGCCATGTCCGGTCGATCACCCGCCATGGCTTCGCCGCCGCGCTGCTGGCGATCGGCCTTGCCGTCTTTCCCACCGGATCGCTTGGCCATCTGGTCATGGGGATCGTGCTGGGCGGTGCGGTCGCGCTGCTCGCCACCCATGTCCTGCGTGGCCTGGCCATTCCGCGCTGGGCGGTGGTGCCGCTCGCCATCCTCCTCTTCATCCTGATCGTTTCAGGCAGCGGTGGCGGCATCGCCCCGGTGGGCGACATGCTCGACCGCATCGGCCTGACGCTGGGCAAGCGGCGCATCACCCTGCTCGGCCTGCTGTCGATCGCCGCCACCTGCGTCGCCCTCTTCGCCGCCGTCCGCCTCGCCAACCGGGTCGTCGGCCGGTCGATCCAGCAGGCCGACGGCTTCGACCCGACCCAGAAGCTGCTTGCGCAGAAACTCGCCGCCATTGCCGTGGTGGTCGCCGCCTTCTTCATCGGCGTCGATCTGCTTGGCATCGATCTCACCGCCTTCGCCGTCTTTTCCGGCGCGCTGGGCCTGGCCATCGGCTTTGGCCTGCAAAAGACCTTCGGCAACCTCATCGCCGGCATCATCCTGCTGATGGACCGATCGATCAAGCCGGGTGATGTCATCGTCGTCGGCGACAGTTTCGGCTGGGTGAACAAGATCGGCGTGCGCGCCGTTTCCGTCATCACCCGCGACGGCAAGGAACATCTGATTCCCAACGAGAATCTGATGACGCAGGAGGTAGAGAACTGGTCCTATTCCGACCGCAACGTCCGCATCCGCATCCCCGTCGGCATCGCCTTCGACAGCGATTTGAAGCTCGCCCAGCGCCTGATGCTCCAGGCCGCGCAGGAAAGCCCGCGCGTGCTGCGCAATCCCAAGCCCAATGTCTGGCTCACCGCCTTCGGGGAAAGCCGGGTCGAACATGAGATACTGGTCTGGATCAGCGATCCCGAAAGCGGCGTCGGCAGCGTGAAGTCGGATGTGCTGGGCCGCGTCTGGCAGCTATTCCGCGACCATGGCGTCGCCATCCCCTATCCGCAGCGCGTCATTCACCGCGCCCCGGACCAACCCCGCCCCTGA